The region CCGCGGTGCTGATTACCTGTTCGGCCAGATGAGCCGGTACAAACAACACGCCTTCTCGCTGGGCAATGACCAGATCGCCGGGCAGTACCATTACGTTACCGATACGGATGGGTGCGTTCAGACCCATCAGCACCATTTCTTCCAGAAAAGACGGGTGGAAATCGCGCACAAATGCATTGAAGCCTTTTATGTTCTGTAGTTCCTGAAGGTCTCTGGCCGCGCCGTTGAACACAACACCATTGCCCGTTTTGCTGAAAATAGCGTTGCCCAGCGTAGCGCCCATGAGTGTGCCGCCACCAATTTTACCGAAGGCATCGGCTACGTACACATCCCCTTTGCTGAGTACTTCAATGGGCCATGTGTTGGTATTGCCCTTCCGCCCCTGTTTGCTAATGCCGCGATCCTTGATGAGTTTTTCAACGTCCGGTCGGCTTGGCATGTATACGGCCGTAACGGCCCGCCCTGTAACCGCTACATCATTATGAATCAGTTTCCAGTTACCTTCAAACTGATTGGTGTAGCCCTCGTTTTTCAGTACCGTCCAGGCGTCGTCAATGCCGATGTATTTGGCCCGTTCGAGTAAGCCATCCGGAATTTTCGGCCGTCCGTCCGGGAATCGTTCCCCTTTCCATTCCGATGTTAAAAAGACCAGTTCGTCTTTCGGTATGGTTTGGGCCTGTAACGTGCTTTTAAAGCAGAAACCTGCAACAAACGTCAATAAAACGGCAATTCTGAATGTCATCATTTTGGTAAATTAATAATAAAAGGTTCAGGCCTGATTACCCTATTCTTGAAATACGGTAATCAGGCCTGAACACAAATGTACTTAATGGCCTTCTTTTGCCAGATAACTATCGATATCCTTTTGGGTAATGGCCAGTTTCTTTGGATACTTGCCAACCCAGGCTCTGAATTCGCCTTTGATTTTCTCCGACCAGTCGCCGTGGATTTCGCCGGATGGATATTTACCCTGCTGAAGAAGTACCCGTTCGAATTCGTCGCGCAGGGCGGTCATTTCCGATGCCGATACCAGCCCTTCTACCAGATGAGCCGGAATAAACACGGTGCCGTATTCATTGGCAAACACGGCATCGCCGGGCAGCACCGTCACGTCGCCGATGCGGATGGGCGCGTTGATGGAGGTTGGCGTCATGTCCTTAATGTAGGAAGGGTCGTGACCTTTTACCCAGGCATTGAACCCTTTCGTGTCCTTCAATTCCTGCATATCGCGCACAGACCCGTAAAAGATAACGCCTTTACCGGTTTTGCCGTAAATAGCGTTTCCCAGACTGGACCCAATCAGCGTGCCATCTTTGATCTTACCGAAGCCGTCGGCCACGTATATATCCCCTTTTGTTAATATATCAATTGGCCAGATGTTG is a window of Spirosoma linguale DSM 74 DNA encoding:
- a CDS encoding Demethylmenaquinone methyltransferase-like protein (KEGG: azc:AZC_2642 hypothetical protein) → MMTFRIAVLLTFVAGFCFKSTLQAQTIPKDELVFLTSEWKGERFPDGRPKIPDGLLERAKYIGIDDAWTVLKNEGYTNQFEGNWKLIHNDVAVTGRAVTAVYMPSRPDVEKLIKDRGISKQGRKGNTNTWPIEVLSKGDVYVADAFGKIGGGTLMGATLGNAIFSKTGNGVVFNGAARDLQELQNIKGFNAFVRDFHPSFLEEMVLMGLNAPIRIGNVMVLPGDLVIAQREGVLFVPAHLAEQVISTAEFVTRKDQFGFEMVKSGRYTTGQIDSQWTDEIKTNFLTWLGKHPELGTMTRQELDKVMSKRTW
- a CDS encoding Demethylmenaquinone methyltransferase-like protein (KEGG: rlt:Rleg2_3664 dimethylmenaquinone methyltransferase), with amino-acid sequence MLKRALVALSLITLSGGFAAQAQRVGSSPEYIKALTADWKGERLADGRPKIPDIVMERLANCTLEQIWGYLGKKGYRNQVEKNWIILKPGETMTGRAVTAQFMPMRPDLDSLVRAQGKAEGRSQKGGINIWPIDILTKGDIYVADGFGKIKDGTLIGSSLGNAIYGKTGKGVIFYGSVRDMQELKDTKGFNAWVKGHDPSYIKDMTPTSINAPIRIGDVTVLPGDAVFANEYGTVFIPAHLVEGLVSASEMTALRDEFERVLLQQGKYPSGEIHGDWSEKIKGEFRAWVGKYPKKLAITQKDIDSYLAKEGH